The nucleotide window CTCGCAGATAGGTCGATTTGCTTCCCATTACGAGCGGGACGTTCAGGCCTCCGGCAAAAGCGATATAAGCGCGGCAGCCACTTTTAGAAACGTCCATGGAGAGAACGTCTCCTTTTTTGGCGGCCGTCGCGGAGTAACGACAGATGGGAATTCCGTTGAGGCATGGATTCAAATCCGCTCCCGTTACAGCGAAAACGTTGTCCTCCTCGAAGCGGAGAACGGGGCCGACGAGCGTCGCTTCCAGCGCGGCCTCGTTTTCGTCGTTGTCCACAAGCAGGTTCGCGAGCCTCAGAGATCGCAAATCCATTGCGCCGGCGACAGGGACTCCAAACTGCTGCCAGCCCGTTCGTCCGGCGTCCTGAATGGTCGTCAGGGCTCCTCCTTTCTCAACGACGAGGCTCATGGCCGCACCTCCCTGTTTTCAAAGCGACACCGGTAAACTCCCGCTTCCACCTGTTCGGCAATTTTATCGAACCCGGCCTGATCGACGGACCGGAAACGAACCCACATGCCGGCTTTAAACAAAAAGGGATTTTCTTCCCTCATGTCAAAAATCCTCACCGGCGTCTTTCCGATGACGTTCCAGCCCGTTGGAGCTGTGATGGGGAAAACGATCGACTGATTTGCCCAAATAATGACGGCGCCTCCCTCGACCTTAAGACGCGGAGACTGTCTGCGGGGAATGGTCAGCCCGTTGTCGGACCCCAGGTACCCCATGCCGGGCGTGAATCCCATCATGTAGTTGAAATTATCGTGAGCGGTATGGATATCGATAATTTCCTGCGGAGTTTTTTTGTGGTAAACGGCAACTTCATCAAGGTCGACTCCAAACTCACCTCCGTAAAGAACGGGAATTTCACAGATTTCTTCCTTCGATAAGCTAAAAGAATAATCGAGATCCAAATTTTCAAAACGTTTTTTGCAAGCCTCCAGCAAAGCGCCATACCGAATGACATCAGGGCGATAATTTATCATAAGCGCCCGGTAGGTGGGCACCGTCTCGGCAATCCCCTCGACGGGATTGTCCTCAAGGCATTGTTTCAAAGCGTAAACCCTGCGGCTGACGGCTAAACTGATTTCATCTCCGACCTGTACGGACACCGCAGTGTCGCCAACCGGCAAAAAAGCTGCGTTCATCACCGTATCTCTGTTCACGCGACAAAGTCGTTCAGTTTTGCCACCTGAACACCCTCCGCCGTCAACGCGCTTCTGAGATTTTTAACGATTTCGACGGCCGTGGGCGTATCTCCATGTACGCACACCGAATGAACGGAAACGTCCACCACCTTGCCGGTGATGGTTTCGACCTTCCCCTCTTTGATCATGCGGATGATGCGTTTCGCGGCGAATTCAGCGTCGTGGATCATGGCGCCCGGCTGGCTGCGCGGTACAAGGGTGCAGTCGTCCCGATAAGCGCGGTCCGCAAACACCTCGTTCGCGAAACGCAGGCCCATTTCCTGCGCTTTTCTGATAACCGCTCCATTCACGAAACTCAAAAGAATAATGTTTTTGTCCACTTCCGCCACCGCTTCGCAAATAGCGCGCGCCAGAATTTCGTCCTTGTTGGAGTCGTTTCCCATGGCGCCATGGGCTTTCAGGTGCTCTACCTTCACTCCGCTGGAGGCGGCGAAGGCCATTAACGCTCCCAACTGGTACTTCACGCAGGCCTTCGCTTCCTCAAAGGACAGCTCCATATGCCGCCGTCCAAAGCCCATCAGGTCGGGATAGGAGGGATGCGCGCCCACCGCGACGCCCGCTTTGGCGCACATTTTCACCGTATTCTCCATAATGATGGGATCCCCCGCGTGCCATCCGCAGGCCATGTTGACGGAAGAGACGTGTTTAATGATTTCGGAATCCATTCCCAGTTTATAAGCGCCGAAACTTTCTCCAAGGTCACTGTTCAGATCGATCTTATGCATTGTGCTCACTTCCTTTTTTATAAACGGCTTCTTTACAGCCAAACAGTTTTTCTTCCAGTTCCTCATCTTTTATGTCCGCAACCAGCATACAGGCGGGGGTATGCGTGATCACCAGGTCGGGTTTGGCGTTCTCTATCGCCGCCTGAGGCGTCACACCGCAGGCCCAGAAAACGGGAACCTCCCCTTCGTTGAAGCGGGTTGGAACTCCCCAGTCCGGCTTATTCAGGTCTACACCGAGTTTGGAAGGGTCTCCATGATAGAGAGGCATCCCATGAACGTGCGGCAGTCTGCCCGTAACCTCGTAAGCCAGGTCCACCTTACTCTCCGGCACGGGACGCATGGTCGCGACGACGGGGCCCTTGAAAATACCCGCCGGGGCGCAGGGTATACAGGTTTTGTACACGGAAACCATGTGACCGTCGACGATGTTGCGGATTTCAATGCCCGCTTTCGTCAGAGCGTTTTCAAACGAGAAGCTGCACCCGATCAGAAAGCAGACAAAGTCATTTTGCCAGCAGCCTGTAATGTCATAAGGCTCGTCAACGAGGACGCCATTTCGAAAAACCCTGTAACGGGGAATATCCGTGCGAATGTCGGCATGATCCGCGATTTTTTTCAGAAAAGGATCCCCCGGCTCCGTGATTTCCAGGATTGGGCAGGGTTTGGGGTTGCGCTCCGCGAATTTTCTAAAATCTTCCGCGTACTTTTGAGCTAAAATAACCAGATTGGCCTGCACAAAACCGGAGCACATCCCCGAAGTTTCCCCGGTGATTTTTTGTTCCCGGATAAGCCGACGGAGGTCTTTTGGAGACATTTCAGCATAATTTGCCATAACATACACCCTCTTTCAGGCAGGACACGATTCCTGGAGCTTTTGCGTTTATTACGCCAGTTTTGCCAAAGCTCCCTCGATTCTCCTCATGCCCTCCTCCAAATTTTTCATGGAATTCGAGTAGGAAATTCTCACGTTGTCCGGAGCCTCGAAGGCCACGCCGGGCACAACGGAAACAAGCGCCTCTTCCAGCAGGTATTTGCAAAAATCGACGGAATTCTCGATTCGCCCGCCGTCGGGCGTTTTTTTGCCGTAATAGGAACTGACGTCCGGCATGAGGTAAAAAGCGCCCTCCGAGTTCGCGCAGGCGACGCCAGGCAACGCCCTGAGACGCTCTGCCATGTACAGCCGTCTTTGGGCAAACTCGGATTTCATTTCTTCGATGGACTGCTGAGAGCCCTTCAGCGCCGCCAGCGCGGCCCATTGCACGAAAGATGTGCTGTTTGAGGTCGTATGCCCCTGCAGGGAACGAATGGAAGCCGCCACATCGGAGGGCGACGCGCTGTATCCTATGCGCCAGCCTGTCATCGCGTAGGCTTTGGAAAAACCGTTGACGGTAATCGTATGTTCCCGAATGTCCTTCGATAAAGAAGCGATGCTGACGTGTCTGCTCTGTCCATAAATGAGTTTTTCATAGACTTCATCGGAAATGACGTAAAAATCGTGCTCCACAGCCATTTCTCCCAGTTCTCTCAGGGCCGCTTCGCCGTACACCGCTCCTGACGGATTGTTGGGAGTGTTGATGATCACGGCCCTGGTTCGGGGAGACAAAACCCGTCGAATGGCCTCGTTGTCAAGCTGAAAATCGGCGTCCGTTTCGACGAGAACCGGCGCGGCATCGGCCAGTTTTACGATTTCGACGTAACTGACCCAGCAGGGCTTTGGAATTATGACCTCATCGCCGGGGTTGCAGATGGACAAAACGGCATTGTTCAGCGCCTGCTTGGCACCGGTGGAGACGACGATTTCGTCGGGCGCGTAAAAAACGCCGTTTTCCGTTTCGAGTTTCTCGCTGATGGCTTTACGGAGAGGCAGGATACCGTCCACCGCCGTGTATTTCGTTTCTCCCTTCAGCATGGCTTCCGCGCAGGCGTCAATGATGAAACGGGGCGTGTTAAAATCCGGCTCGCCTACATTGAAACCAATAATATTCCTGCCCTCGGCTCTGAGACGCGCCACCGTGCTGTTGATTTCCATGGTCGCGGAAGGAGTCATGCGCAGAACGCGTTCACTTTTCATTTCTCGGCGTACCCTCTTTCATATACGGATTTCCACAGATTTCAGGTTCACGACTTACGATCATAAGCGGTTTTTATCCGCTCGACTTTCATTTGAACCCAGTCGAATGGATTGACGGTCCGGTTGTACATATCCGGCAGGCGCTCGTCCAAGTCCCGTTCCAGCGAAAACAGCCCGTCTATCAGCTTCGACGTTTCGTAACGCAGCAGAAGCAATATCTCCTCGCGGAGGCGTTTTCTTCGCAATTCTTCAAAAGTTTTCGAGGTATTTACCGCTTCCCGGTGCTTCAGAATGGTTTCCATCAATTCGACCACGCCCTCGCTCTGAAGAGCGGAGGTCAGGACAACGGGCGTCTTCCAGGTTTCGCTTCCGGACTCTCCGCTCAGTAACTGCGCGGCTCTCAGCATGTTCGCGAACTCCTCCGCACCCTCCCGGTCGGCTTTGTTGACGACCAGGACGTCAGCAATTTCGAGAATTCCCGCTTTCAGGGTCTGAACGTCATCCCCCAGGCCAGGGACCGAAACCACCAGGGTGGTGTCGGCGATTCGCGCGATTTCCACCTCCGACTGCCCCACTCCGACGGTTTCTATAAGGATGAAGGCGCACCCGCAGGCATCGAAGATCCGGATCGCGCTCAGGACGGATTCTGAAAGTCCTCCAAGGTGGCCCCTTGTGGCCATGCTGCGAATAAAGACGTTCTCGTCCAGAGTCAGGTCGTTCATCCGAATCCGGTCTCCCAGAATGGCGCCCCCGGAAAAGGGGCTGCTGGGATCCACGGCGACGATGCCGATTTTTTGGCCGTCTTTTCTCAATAATTTGGCCAATTTATCGGTCAGGGTACTTTTACCGGAGCCCGGAGGCCCCGTGATCCCTATCAGCCAGGCGCGACCCGTCTTCGCGTAAACTCGCCTCGATATCTCAAGGCACATTTCAGGGTCGTTCTCCGCAAGCGTTATCAACTTCGAAACCGCCCTGCGATTCGCGGAAAAGGCGTCTTTCAAAAGTTTTTCCAGACCCGGGCCGTCGGCCTTTCGTCCATTCATTTTTATTGCTGAAGCCGCTTCTGTTCCACGGCTTTCTTCACCCAGGCCACCGCTTCCCGGCTTGGCGTTCCCGGAGTAAAAACTTCGGCGATGCCGTTTTCCTTCAGGAACGGAATGTCCTTATCGGGAATGACGCCGCCTCCGATGACGAGAATATCCTGTCCTTCCCGCTCTCTGAGACACTGCACAACGCGGGGGAAGAGAGTGTTGTGCGCGCCGGAGAGAATGCTCATGGCGACCACGTCCACGTCTTCCGCCGTGGCAGCGGCCGCGATTTGCTCGGGTGTCTGACGAAGGCCCGTGTAGATAACCTCGAACCCCGCGTCGCTCATGGCCTTGGCGATAATTTTCGCGCCGCGGTCATGTCCGTCCAGCCCCGGTTTTGCAACTAAAATTCGAATTTTGTCTTCCGACATTTTTACACCTCTCAGGTTCGCTTTTCAGATAAATTTACTCAAATGGTTTTGACCGCTTCATACTCGCCGAAGATTTTTCGCATGCTGTCACAGATTTCGCCCAGTGTGGCGTATGATTTCACCGCCCGCAGAATGAACGGCATGAGGTTGACTTTTTCGTCCCGGCAGGCCGCGGAAAGGGCTTCGAGGGCCGCCTGACATTCCACGTTATCCCGGCGGTTCATCAGGGCCTTCTTCTTTTCGATCTGAATCTCCTGTACGACGGGATCCACCGAAGTCAAATCCACATCGGCCCGGTCGTTGCCGGTGAATTTATTCACCCCGATAACCGTCTTCTTTCCGTCCTCGACAGCCATTTGCTGAACATAGGCGCTCTTCGAAATTTCGTTCTGCATCCATCCGCGTTCGATGGCCGCCACCGCTCCGCCCATATCGATAATTTTTTGAATCAGGGATTCGGCGTCGCTCTCGAACCGGTCCGTCATGTTTTCAATGTAATAGGAGCCGGCAAGGGGATCGACCACGTCCGCCGCCCCGCTTTCGTAAGCGATGATTTGCTGGGTTCGAACGGCCAGCGTCGCGGACTCTTCCGTGGGAATCGAAAGCGCCTCGTCGAACGCGCAGGTCGCCATTGAATTCGTCCCGCCCATGACCGCGCCCAAGGCCTGCAACGAAACGCGAATCACGTTGTTGAGGGGCTGCTGGGCGGTTAAAACGCTCCCGGATGTATGTACATGAACGCGCAGCATCCAGGAAGACGGCTTTTTCGCCCCGAACCGCTCCCTGAGAATTTTTGCCCAAAGCCTTCTCGCGGCGCGAAATTTCGCCACTTCCTCCAGCAGCCGGATGTCTGCCGTGAAGATCCATGAAATACGCCCCGCGAAGTCGTCGATGTCCAGTCCGGCGTCGATGGCGGTCTGGATGTATTCAATGGCGTTGGCGAAGGCAAAAGCGATCTCCTGCGTCGGGGTCGCGCCGGCCTCGCGGATGTGGTACGCGCCGAGGCTTATGGTGTTCCAGTTCGGGATGACGTTTTTGCAGTACTCAAAAATATTGGCGGTCAGGCGCATCGAAGGGCGCGGGGGATAAATGTAGGTGCCTCGCGCGATATATTCCTTGAGGACGTCATTCTGCGTGGTGCCCCTGAGCTTATCCGGGGCGACGCCCTGTTTTTCTCCCACTGCCTGATACATGGCCAGCATCACCGCCGCCGGCGAGTTGATGGTCATCGACGTGCTGACCTTATCGAGAGGGATGCCCTCGAACAGAGCTTCCATGTCCTCCAGAGAGTCGATGGCCACTCCGACTTTGCCGACCTCCCCGTCGCTGAAAGGGTGATCGGAATCGTAACCGATTTGCGTCGGCATATCGAACGCGACGGAAAGGCCCGTCACCCCCTGCTTCAGCAAATAACGGAAACGCTCGTTCGTTTCTTTGGCGGTCGCGAATCCCGAATAACTGCGCATGGTCCAGAACCGTCCCCTGTACATGGTGGCCTGGCCTCCGCGGGTCATCGGATACTGACCAGGAAACCCGATCTTCTTCACATAACCCTCGTAAGACGTATCGACGTCCAACGGCGTATAAATTCTCCCGTCCTGAAGATTTTCCCGTTCAGGCGTTTTGGCCAGAGCTTTGGCCAGCGGCCCCTCCTGCCATTCCTGCCTGGCTTTTTCAAGAATATGCACGTCGTTCTCCATAACAGATTTTCTCCTTCCACCGTCAAATAATGCCGTTTCGAGAAAAGGACGCGATTTCTTCCTTTGTGTAACCCAATTCCGTCAGAATTTTCTCGTTGTGTTCGCCGAGTTTGGGGGCCGTCGTCTCAAGGCGGCCCGGCGTTTCAGATAGCTTTATGGGCTGGCCCAACTGCCGGTAGCGTCCCAGCTCGGCGTCTTCCACGTCCACGACCAGCTCATTTTCGACAACATGCGGATCTTCGAAAACCTCATCCAGGTTTTTGATTGGCGTTATGCAGGTCTCGCGTCCCTCGAGCTTTTGGAGCCATTCATTCAGCGTATGTTCCCTGAACGTCGATTCCAGCAGATTTTTGAGCGCCGGAAAATTTTTTTTGTCGTCGATGGCGTCCGAAAGGTCTTCCCGGCCAAGGACGCCGCAGAGGTTCTTCCAGAATTTCTTTTCAAGAGCTCCGCAGGCGAGGTACCGGCCGTCTTTTGTGCGATAAATGTTATAGTGAGGCCAGCCGCCGGTCAAACGGCCTTCGCCTCGCGTGGGAATCCCTCCCCCTCCGAAAAGAACGCTGGCATCCGCGGGCAGCATGGCGATCGCCGCCGAAAAAAGAGACGCGTCCACCTGCTGACCCCGACCGGTGACGCCGCGCCCCTGAAGGGCCACAAGAATCCCGATGACGGCCATGAGACCGCCCGCGAGGTCGGCGATCTGTATTCCCGGAATGACCGGATCGCCGGTGGGTTTTCCCGTCAGGGAAGGAATGCCGGCGGAGCCGACGTAGTTCAGGTCGTGCCCCGCCTCCATCCGGTAAGGCCCCGTCTGTCCGTAACCGCTCAGCGAACAGAACACGAGCCTCGGATTGAGCTCAGACAGCGCCTCGTAGTCCAGTCCCAGTTTTTTCATAACGCCCGGGCGGAAGCTCTCGATCACGACGTCGGCGTTTCGGGCCAGTTTGCGAAAAATCTCTTTTCCTTCCGGTTTTTTCAAATCAAGCGTCAGACTTTTCTTGTTTCTGTTGATGATAAGAAAGCGGTATCCCCTGTCGCCGCGCATGGGCTCGTAACCCCGGGCATAGTCTCCTTCGCCGGGCTGCTCCACTTTAATGACCTCGGCTCCGAAGTCCGCCAGGAACATCGTCGCGAAAGGCCCCGGCAGGAGCCGCGTCAGATCGAGAACTTTTATTCCCTCAAGAGCGTTCATTTTTTCTCCTCGCAGAATCAATATATAAGTGTATTGGAAATCAGCTTGTTTCTCTGTCTTTTTTCATACTTTTTTCATATTTTTTTCATGCTTCCCGTTTCGCGGAAACGTCTGTGCCACTCGAAACAGCTCTCCAGCATTTGAGGTTCATGACCTCCGACGCGTTCAACGCTTTCCCTCAGATAACGGAAAAGCTCTTCTTTATAGACAGGGCTCGCGCAGTTTTCGATGACGGCGGCTGCGCGCTCCACGGGCGTTTTGCTCCGCAGGTCGGCTACTCCGTCGTCGGTGACGAGGACGTCGATATAATGCGCGCTGATGTCCTGCACCGTCACCTTCGGGACGATTCTTGAGATGTCGCCGTTTTTTCCGGCGGAGGGCAGAAGCATTATGGAAAGGCCCGCGTTATGGGCGAACGTGGTTCCTCCGCCCGTTCCGTTCACCACCCGGCTTCCCATCGCGTGGCTGAGGTTGGCGTTACCGTAAATATCGACCTCCACAGCGCTGTTCATCGAAATAATTTGCATACGGTCGATAATTTCAGCACAGTTGTTCACTTCGAGGGGACGCAGAACGATTCGTTCTCTGTATCCCCGGGGATCGGAAGCGAAAATATCTCTGACTTTCCTGGTCGTGTGGACGGAACATCCGGAGGCGCAAATCGCCTGCCCGCTCGCCAGAAGCTCGACGTTGGCCTCCTGCAGAAGGCCGCAGAAAAACTCCAGATCCCTGAAATCGGTTTTTTGAAGCAATTTGACCAGGCTGTTGGCCATGTTCCCGATTCCGGACTGAATGGGGGGAAACTTCTTCCACCGCCGCCGGCGA belongs to Synergistaceae bacterium and includes:
- the meaB gene encoding methylmalonyl Co-A mutase-associated GTPase MeaB; protein product: MNGRKADGPGLEKLLKDAFSANRRAVSKLITLAENDPEMCLEISRRVYAKTGRAWLIGITGPPGSGKSTLTDKLAKLLRKDGQKIGIVAVDPSSPFSGGAILGDRIRMNDLTLDENVFIRSMATRGHLGGLSESVLSAIRIFDACGCAFILIETVGVGQSEVEIARIADTTLVVSVPGLGDDVQTLKAGILEIADVLVVNKADREGAEEFANMLRAAQLLSGESGSETWKTPVVLTSALQSEGVVELMETILKHREAVNTSKTFEELRRKRLREEILLLLRYETSKLIDGLFSLERDLDERLPDMYNRTVNPFDWVQMKVERIKTAYDRKS
- a CDS encoding putative hydro-lyase, whose translation is MANYAEMSPKDLRRLIREQKITGETSGMCSGFVQANLVILAQKYAEDFRKFAERNPKPCPILEITEPGDPFLKKIADHADIRTDIPRYRVFRNGVLVDEPYDITGCWQNDFVCFLIGCSFSFENALTKAGIEIRNIVDGHMVSVYKTCIPCAPAGIFKGPVVATMRPVPESKVDLAYEVTGRLPHVHGMPLYHGDPSKLGVDLNKPDWGVPTRFNEGEVPVFWACGVTPQAAIENAKPDLVITHTPACMLVADIKDEELEEKLFGCKEAVYKKGSEHNA
- a CDS encoding CoA transferase; this encodes MNALEGIKVLDLTRLLPGPFATMFLADFGAEVIKVEQPGEGDYARGYEPMRGDRGYRFLIINRNKKSLTLDLKKPEGKEIFRKLARNADVVIESFRPGVMKKLGLDYEALSELNPRLVFCSLSGYGQTGPYRMEAGHDLNYVGSAGIPSLTGKPTGDPVIPGIQIADLAGGLMAVIGILVALQGRGVTGRGQQVDASLFSAAIAMLPADASVLFGGGGIPTRGEGRLTGGWPHYNIYRTKDGRYLACGALEKKFWKNLCGVLGREDLSDAIDDKKNFPALKNLLESTFREHTLNEWLQKLEGRETCITPIKNLDEVFEDPHVVENELVVDVEDAELGRYRQLGQPIKLSETPGRLETTAPKLGEHNEKILTELGYTKEEIASFSRNGII
- a CDS encoding pyridoxal phosphate-dependent aminotransferase; protein product: MKSERVLRMTPSATMEINSTVARLRAEGRNIIGFNVGEPDFNTPRFIIDACAEAMLKGETKYTAVDGILPLRKAISEKLETENGVFYAPDEIVVSTGAKQALNNAVLSICNPGDEVIIPKPCWVSYVEIVKLADAAPVLVETDADFQLDNEAIRRVLSPRTRAVIINTPNNPSGAVYGEAALRELGEMAVEHDFYVISDEVYEKLIYGQSRHVSIASLSKDIREHTITVNGFSKAYAMTGWRIGYSASPSDVAASIRSLQGHTTSNSTSFVQWAALAALKGSQQSIEEMKSEFAQRRLYMAERLRALPGVACANSEGAFYLMPDVSSYYGKKTPDGGRIENSVDFCKYLLEEALVSVVPGVAFEAPDNVRISYSNSMKNLEEGMRRIEGALAKLA
- a CDS encoding 5-oxoprolinase subunit PxpA, giving the protein MHKIDLNSDLGESFGAYKLGMDSEIIKHVSSVNMACGWHAGDPIIMENTVKMCAKAGVAVGAHPSYPDLMGFGRRHMELSFEEAKACVKYQLGALMAFAASSGVKVEHLKAHGAMGNDSNKDEILARAICEAVAEVDKNIILLSFVNGAVIRKAQEMGLRFANEVFADRAYRDDCTLVPRSQPGAMIHDAEFAAKRIIRMIKEGKVETITGKVVDVSVHSVCVHGDTPTAVEIVKNLRSALTAEGVQVAKLNDFVA
- a CDS encoding methylmalonyl-CoA mutase family protein, whose protein sequence is MENDVHILEKARQEWQEGPLAKALAKTPERENLQDGRIYTPLDVDTSYEGYVKKIGFPGQYPMTRGGQATMYRGRFWTMRSYSGFATAKETNERFRYLLKQGVTGLSVAFDMPTQIGYDSDHPFSDGEVGKVGVAIDSLEDMEALFEGIPLDKVSTSMTINSPAAVMLAMYQAVGEKQGVAPDKLRGTTQNDVLKEYIARGTYIYPPRPSMRLTANIFEYCKNVIPNWNTISLGAYHIREAGATPTQEIAFAFANAIEYIQTAIDAGLDIDDFAGRISWIFTADIRLLEEVAKFRAARRLWAKILRERFGAKKPSSWMLRVHVHTSGSVLTAQQPLNNVIRVSLQALGAVMGGTNSMATCAFDEALSIPTEESATLAVRTQQIIAYESGAADVVDPLAGSYYIENMTDRFESDAESLIQKIIDMGGAVAAIERGWMQNEISKSAYVQQMAVEDGKKTVIGVNKFTGNDRADVDLTSVDPVVQEIQIEKKKALMNRRDNVECQAALEALSAACRDEKVNLMPFILRAVKSYATLGEICDSMRKIFGEYEAVKTI
- the pxpB gene encoding 5-oxoprolinase subunit PxpB produces the protein MNAAFLPVGDTAVSVQVGDEISLAVSRRVYALKQCLEDNPVEGIAETVPTYRALMINYRPDVIRYGALLEACKKRFENLDLDYSFSLSKEEICEIPVLYGGEFGVDLDEVAVYHKKTPQEIIDIHTAHDNFNYMMGFTPGMGYLGSDNGLTIPRRQSPRLKVEGGAVIIWANQSIVFPITAPTGWNVIGKTPVRIFDMREENPFLFKAGMWVRFRSVDQAGFDKIAEQVEAGVYRCRFENREVRP
- a CDS encoding cobalamin B12-binding domain-containing protein, with protein sequence MSEDKIRILVAKPGLDGHDRGAKIIAKAMSDAGFEVIYTGLRQTPEQIAAAATAEDVDVVAMSILSGAHNTLFPRVVQCLREREGQDILVIGGGVIPDKDIPFLKENGIAEVFTPGTPSREAVAWVKKAVEQKRLQQ